In the Pirellulales bacterium genome, AAGCGACCAGCAACTCCAACAAGCTCAGCGCGACCACGCTGAGAATACTGACCGGCATCACGCCCCAGAACAAAGCGCTCGTCGCGGTAGCCGCAATAAACGCCAAGATGACCGAGAGCACCAAATGGCCGGCCATCATGTTCGCCAATAGACGAATCGCCAACACGCCGTGCTTGATGAGCATGCCAATAATTTCGATCCCGAAAATCATGGGGATCAAGAAGATGGCCAGAAGCGGCGGCAATTCCAAATGCGGAACTTGCGCTTTCCAAAACCCCAGCGCGCCAAGCTTACTCATGCCTGTCCCCACGACCACCAAAAAAGTGGTAATTGCCAACGCGCCGGTCACGGAAAGCGCCGCAGTCGGAGAACCTGCCCACGGCAACATGCCAAACAAATTGCAAATCAACACGAAGAAAAACACCGTCCACAGGAACGGCAGAAACCGCTTGGCTTCGTGACCGATCGCAGGGTGGGCGACTTCATCGCGGATATAGACGACCATCGCTTCCAGCATATTCCACCAGCGCCCTTTCGGCACATCGCTGCGGCGCATTTTATTGGCAAGACGAATAAAGATGATGGCCATGATCAAAGCGATGACCACTTCGATCAGCATGAATTTCGTCAGGGTGAACGGCTGCCCGACAATCTCAAATGTTTCTTCTGGTCGTTCGCCCGTGAAAAGCTGCGGAATCGAGAGCTTTCCATTCGTATCCGGCGACAAAAACCGAGGGACTTCGATATAGTTGGAATCCTGCACATGGCCAAAAAGATGGCTCGGGTGCAACGGGTCGTGATGTCCTGCAGAGTGTTCCATAGCTGCTTAGACCGCCGCGCTCTTGCCGCCAAGCTTTGACACGACTAATACCGTGTCGACCGGCAACGCAATGAAGTAAAACCCAAGCACGAAATACGCGAAACCGGCCTTTGCCAATGTGCTACCGCTCAAATAAACGAGCAAGCAAGCCGCCAGGGGCACTGCGACTCGCAGTAGCATGCCGAATAGCAAACTTGTTAGCGCTTCGTTCGAAGCGTGAAAGAATTCCCCAATCATCAGCGACAGCGCCGAAGCAAACCACACAACTACCGCCGCAACAACCGCCGCCGCTATTCCTGGTCCACCGGCAAGCCAAAAGCCTACCGGCATCGCTACAACCAATGCGATTGCAATCAGAAGCGCCAGCAGCGCGCAGCGTCCTAGCGTACCAAATTGAGCAAGCCGGTCTTTCAGAATCGAGTTCACTTCTGCTGTTGCTTCCGATCCGACGGTTTTCTGACCTGCGAGTTAGCGCTCGTCATCCGCAGTAGATGAACAATGGCCAATGTAATACCCAACGCAAAACCAACTACCGCAAACAACACCAACGTGCCTAACCGTTGATCGATCCACAAACCGATCAATCCGGGCACAACCATTTCTGCCGCGACGACAATAATCTGGGAGGCCCAGGCATAGGCCAGGGAAATTACCGAGCGTTCGTCCGCTGGTCGGCGATCCATGAAATGGCCAATTTGGATCGAGCAATCCGCGCCCCTGATTCAGCAGCACCCGGCCTTGGCTTGCAAATCTCGATCACTTTCGTGCCAAACGACGCAGTCTTAACGAACCGTCAGAAATAACCCAAACCCATTGGAAAACACCAAATTTAATCAGGGTAAAATGGGGCGTCAATCGCCAGCAGGGGGAATTTGTGATTTTTTTCACAAATCGTTTAAAAAACATCTTATCTCGTTATTTTTCCATAGCTTATCGCATCGCGGAAACGGCAGATTTGCATAGCTCGCAACGTAAATAGAATTGGCAACCGATAGTACCGAATGGTTCGGCACCTTCAACCTGGCAAGATTTCGCAAAACACAACTTGTGAGGGGGTTCTGACTTGCTATTTTTTCCGTTTCCGATTAGATTGGCTATATCGGTGCCTCAACGGAATGATTCGGACACGGCAAACCACCTGCATTCCGTTGAATGCCGCGTTGTAAACCCAGGAACGGTATTAGTTATTCGACGCGAAACATCGCTGGTTGAAGGAACGGTAAGTAGAAGCAACATGGCGGCCCAGTGTTGATACCAAGAGCAATTCTTGGGTTGTCGCGGGGGCAGGAGTTGGATTGCGAACGGTCCCGTTCGCCAGTTGCCGCCAAACTCGCCAAAAATGATCCTTCGTAGGCTTCCGTCGGGTGGCTGTTAAGCGTCGTGACTCAGGTGGCCAAGGACTGCCTACCAGGATTAATTTAGCAGGTCAGGGACGATTCTCTCGATGAATTTTCGCGGATCGCTCGCTCGGTGTCGCGCGGCGTTTCGCAGATGAGGATGTCCATTCATGACCGCTCAAACGCTGCGTGCCCAATCGCTGAAGGCACTAACGGAATTGGCTCGCAAACGCGGAGTGCAAGGATGGCACGCGATGCGTAAAGATCAATTGGTCCGTGCCCTGCTGAAAGCGGCCGGACGAAACGGCACTGGCTCTGTCGCAGCTAAACCGCCGATCAAAAAGACGCCCCCGATCAACCGCGTCCGTACGGTCAAACCCGTTGTAGCCATTCGGCAGTCACGCAACGTTTCGGCTCCTTCGGCGCCAACTCGAGCTAAAGACGTCGATCCCCGCATTTTGAAACGAATCGAGCAAGCGAAGCAACGAATGGTCAAGGCGAAAATTCTCGCCACCGAAGCCGATGAAGCGCGAATTGCAGCAGCGAAAGACCGCTTGGTTGTCATGGTCCGAGGCCCATATTGGCTACACGCCTACTGGGAGCTCACGCCGGCCGGTATCGTTCGCGCACAGGCCGCACTGGGCGAGCAGTGGCACAATGCCAAGCCTGTGTTGCGGGTGTTTTGCGTTTCGCAAACCGGAGCATCCACCACGGCTGATAGCGTACTACGCGACATCTCCATTCACGGCGGCGTGAAAAACTGGTACATCGATGTAACCAATCCACCGCAAAGCTATCGCTTGGAAATCGGATATTTGGCCGCAAACGGCCGATTCTTCTCGCTGGCTCGCAGCAATACGGTGACCACTCCACACAGCGCCGGTCCAGAGAAGCTCGATCACCATTGGGCCGATGTGGTGGAAAACTGCGACAAAATCTACGCCATGAGCGGCGGTTATTCGCAGGAATCAAACGCCGCTGAACTGCAAGAAGTGCTAGAAGAGCGTCTGCGTCGCTCAGTTGGCGGCTCAATGGGCGACCGATATGGCGGCGGGGCCGAAGCGCTGGTTCCGCGAGACCGGGCGGTACACTGCCGGATCGAAGCCGAAATGGTGGTTCATGGAACGACTCATCCCGACGCGCTGGTTACCTTCCAAGGCGCCCCGATCAAACTGCGCCCCGATGGCAGTTTCAGTGTAAAACTCGATCTACCCAATCGTCGGCAGGTCATTCCGATCGTCGCCAGTTCCCGGGACGGCACTTCGCAACGCACGATCGTGCTGGCCGTCGAACGCAACACCAAGGCCATGGAGCCAATCCATCGCGAGCCGCACGACGATTAGTCGCGCCGGGCTTCTTCCTCCGCTGCTGCGCATACCGCCCTTGCCGTCATCGCATCTCCGCACACAACTCCTCCCGCGTGGCGTTCTCGCCGCACGCGGCAGGCTGGGGAGCAAACCGAGCGTGCCATGCCCGCAGCGCCTGGTCGCTCACCCCCACGGCCGTCGCAGCAGCTTTGAACGTGTTTTCCCTCGATA is a window encoding:
- a CDS encoding AtpZ/AtpI family protein, producing MDRRPADERSVISLAYAWASQIIVVAAEMVVPGLIGLWIDQRLGTLVLFAVVGFALGITLAIVHLLRMTSANSQVRKPSDRKQQQK
- the atpB gene encoding F0F1 ATP synthase subunit A, translating into MEHSAGHHDPLHPSHLFGHVQDSNYIEVPRFLSPDTNGKLSIPQLFTGERPEETFEIVGQPFTLTKFMLIEVVIALIMAIIFIRLANKMRRSDVPKGRWWNMLEAMVVYIRDEVAHPAIGHEAKRFLPFLWTVFFFVLICNLFGMLPWAGSPTAALSVTGALAITTFLVVVGTGMSKLGALGFWKAQVPHLELPPLLAIFLIPMIFGIEIIGMLIKHGVLAIRLLANMMAGHLVLSVILAFIAATATSALFWGVMPVSILSVVALSLLELLVAFIQAYVFTFLSALFIGMAVHPH
- a CDS encoding DUF4912 domain-containing protein → MTAQTLRAQSLKALTELARKRGVQGWHAMRKDQLVRALLKAAGRNGTGSVAAKPPIKKTPPINRVRTVKPVVAIRQSRNVSAPSAPTRAKDVDPRILKRIEQAKQRMVKAKILATEADEARIAAAKDRLVVMVRGPYWLHAYWELTPAGIVRAQAALGEQWHNAKPVLRVFCVSQTGASTTADSVLRDISIHGGVKNWYIDVTNPPQSYRLEIGYLAANGRFFSLARSNTVTTPHSAGPEKLDHHWADVVENCDKIYAMSGGYSQESNAAELQEVLEERLRRSVGGSMGDRYGGGAEALVPRDRAVHCRIEAEMVVHGTTHPDALVTFQGAPIKLRPDGSFSVKLDLPNRRQVIPIVASSRDGTSQRTIVLAVERNTKAMEPIHREPHDD